A DNA window from Janibacter sp. A1S7 contains the following coding sequences:
- a CDS encoding DUF3107 domain-containing protein: MEVKIGVQNVARELVLDASGTEDEIETAVRSALDGGALVLTDDRGRRVMVPAGSLGYVEVGEPSRGRVGFGA, from the coding sequence GTGGAGGTCAAGATCGGCGTGCAGAACGTCGCCCGCGAGCTCGTCCTGGACGCGAGCGGCACCGAGGACGAGATCGAGACCGCCGTGCGGTCCGCGCTCGACGGCGGCGCTCTCGTGCTCACCGACGACAGGGGCCGCCGCGTCATGGTCCCGGCCGGTTCGCTCGGCTACGTCGAGGTCGGCGAGCCCAGCCGCGGGCGGGTGGGCTTCGGCGCCTGA
- a CDS encoding TetR/AcrR family transcriptional regulator, with amino-acid sequence MSPTAPGTRVQRMPRAQRRAQLLDAALDVFVSKGYHSAAMEDIADEAGVSKPVLYQHFPGKLDLYLALLDAQCDHLEALVLEALESSNEHEERVYATVRAFFAFVADEGGAFRLIYESDLTNEPQVRHRIDALEAQLGDAIAQRIMQDTTLPRELAEMLGLAMAGAAQVMARTWLAHGTAFSQEVAAQAAGHLAWRGIGSFPINRMGGDPEPGSHPSK; translated from the coding sequence ATGAGCCCGACCGCACCCGGCACCCGAGTCCAGAGGATGCCGCGTGCCCAGCGCCGCGCACAGCTGCTCGACGCCGCACTCGACGTCTTCGTCTCCAAGGGATACCACTCGGCCGCGATGGAGGACATCGCCGACGAGGCCGGCGTCTCCAAGCCGGTGCTCTACCAGCACTTCCCGGGCAAGCTCGACCTGTACCTCGCGCTGCTGGACGCCCAGTGCGACCACCTCGAGGCCCTCGTCCTCGAGGCGCTGGAGTCGAGCAACGAGCACGAGGAGCGGGTCTACGCGACGGTGCGGGCCTTCTTCGCCTTCGTCGCGGACGAGGGCGGCGCCTTCCGGCTGATCTACGAGTCGGACCTGACCAACGAGCCGCAGGTGCGCCACCGCATCGACGCCCTCGAGGCCCAGCTCGGCGACGCGATCGCCCAGCGGATCATGCAGGACACGACCCTGCCGCGCGAGCTCGCCGAGATGCTCGGGCTGGCGATGGCCGGCGCCGCGCAGGTCATGGCCCGCACCTGGCTGGCCCATGGCACCGCGTTCTCCCAGGAGGTGGCCGCCCAGGCGGCCGGCCACCTGGCCTGGCGAGGCATCGGCTCCTTCCCCATCAACCGCATGGGTGGCGACCCCGAGCCGGGCAGCCACCCGAGCAAGTGA